The Culex quinquefasciatus strain JHB chromosome 2, VPISU_Cqui_1.0_pri_paternal, whole genome shotgun sequence genome contains the following window.
GGTCAAATTGTGGTTATgtcaaaaacaatgtttaattgGATTTGGTTGAAATCTAAATGCAAatgatataattaaaaaaaaaaaaaaacaaaaaaaagttggccataaaaacaattaaaacaatGTTAGAGAGAGGATTTGTTCTGTTGAGAAGTGAAAATTAAACCTTAAGGTTTGACAATTTTCATCTGTCGATAGAGTGTATTCTCctttaaaagaaatgaaaattcaTCTTGTCGCCTAAATCCCCTAAATGAATGAATCTTAAAATgcggattttgggaattcatattggaaaaaaagttaattaaaaatggataaactAATTGGCGTGTGACTATTTTTCTGAATAGCCtcctaaaacttgaaaaaattgcGTGTTAAAAAATTACTCCAAAGTTCTGTGATATCCTGCTACTTAATTAAAACTCGTGCATCTTCCGATAATTCCAAAATATGGCTTAGTATatattttgagcttttaattAGCCTACGAcattcatgttttttcttattCTTTTTGTTATTACACCTCTTCTCCTCTCGCTCTACACCTTTCACCTTTCTCCGGATGGCTACACTTGTTTCACTTACGTTCTCTGAGTCCcgtctgttttctgttttgtttttaataaccTTTAAATTCACTTATCATTTTGCTTATTGTTATCCGTATTTGTCTGACTGCGGCCTGTTTCTGCTGCTGCGGCGGTTTATAACCTAGTACAAAAATTCCAACCTTTTTTAACGCATAGAATTTAAAACGAAGCTTTGTTCACTCTTTTTCCTGCTCCGAAAATGCTAACCTTACtcaacaaactgttttgaaCAATATAGTGGTCTGCTGCACAATTGTTGGCCTACgttttgtgtgtgtgcgctattgtaaatttgtttttccttttttgtttttttccggacttgttttcaaaaatacaaaaacaagagCTGTAAACGAAACAACCTTTCTTTTGCTGCATTCTATGTAAAGAGAAAAATAACACCTAGAACACGACTTTGTCTAAATGCGTAATTtatacttttttgtatttatactttgctttgtaaaaaaatgaatcacattcGTCACATTTCCACGTGTTTTCCTGTTCCTTTCTTCGATATACGTTCTTCCTTCTAACCTTCTTAGctttgtttatatttattcatATGAAACATAGGTTTACGTTTAAAGTTTTACTTCAGACACTCTGAAATAAGTATTATggttttttattggttttatcTTATCTTTATATAGCAATGAATTTGATTCAGTTATTGagttaatatttatattttatacaattacaattttgtGTTTGGTTTTTAAAATCTTGCCCTTTATTTATTGAGATGTTGCGCATTTCTCTATGGTTCCTGCATTCGAAATTGTCCGTCCCTAGAACGTTACTGGATTACTCTCTCTGTCTCTCTTTTTCTACTGTTTCgacttttttgtataaaaactttttttatttctctttttATTCCTTCGCTAAATATCTTTACGTTACCTACAATCCTACACATCACCAGTATTGTTTTGCTGCTTTCTTTCTCGCATTTGTATTGTTTCGAACCACGTTCCGAATTCATTGTTTGGTTTTCTTCCACTTTTCTcaatttcgttttattttttagctGACTATTAGTAACAAGTGCGTTCATATTTTTGCTGATAGCTGCTGCCAGTTttgtttttgctgttgttgctgatgTTGCTGTTGGGGTTATTGTTGGGGTAGTGGTAGTGatagtgttgttgttgttgttgatactgctgctgctgttgttgttgctgctgctgctgctatttGGCCAAATGTCAACGCTTCTCGTAGCTCGAGTCGCGCTTGTCAAAGTCCGAATCGGGCAGGTTCGTCATGTGGGTCCGGTCGCTGCGGGCCGTGTTCCGGTCGTTTGAGCCCGTCTTGGTGGACACCTCGGACGGTGGGCCGGAGTCGGTGGTCACGTGCTTCTGGAGGGCGGAGACAAAGTTCTGCATGGGAAGGAAATGAACAAAAGTTAGATGATtattagaaattaaaataataattgaaaaaactcCACATCTCCTCACCTGCGAGATGATATCACCCCGGGCGGTCCGGACCTGGTACAGATAGCGGTACTTCCGCTGGCGGGCCTCCTCGCGGGTTTCCCTCGATCGCGAACCCTGGCGGCCCTTGTAGTGCCGTCGCCTCCGGTGCATCATCTGCCTTCGGTGGTCAATTTTCCAAGCGGTCACAAAGCACTGCACCAACACTCCCAACACTGAGGTGATTGGCCAACAGCACAGGATAACGCCACCCCAGCAGGGAGGGGGAGTTGGGTCCGGCTTCATGTTGAACAACTGAAATTAACAGAATTAGAATtagataaacttaaaaaaatgtaacaacTGTCCCATAACTCACCCAATCCATCGTGTTCAAGCCGTGCATGAAGAAGTCAATCGAGCACAAGATCATGGCTGAACCCAGAACACTGGAAGCGATGATTGACATCAGTTTCGGACAGAATAGTGTGATAATTGAACAGATAATTGCACCGCCCACAACCGATACCAGGAGCTCATTTTCctacaaataatcaaaatttgaaatttagtacTAAATTCACAAACAAAACATCTTCAAAAACTCACTCCAAAGATGTAATGAGGTAGTGTGGCAATACAGGCGGCGATGGTGGCACCGGCCACCAGGGCCCCGGCCGAGGCTCCGATCAACGTGGACGAGATTGGGTGGGTCGATCCCAGAATAGCACCAAACAGGCCGGCCACCACGGCCAGGGCTGGAAAGTGAATCCAAAGATTTAGTTTAAGATAcgctcaacccccggtgg
Protein-coding sequences here:
- the LOC6048242 gene encoding transmembrane protein 198; translation: MHFRHEESRHLLRNASASTAVESKFDHHSIVWPFLIQNAMENPLCTTATPANSTVSVLLWTTIAVFGIVYTLLGYRCLRAIGFLTGLAAGAGCIVLLQSKNITGFGNLAAPALAVVAGLFGAILGSTHPISSTLIGASAGALVAGATIAACIATLPHYIFGENELLVSVVGGAIICSIITLFCPKLMSIIASSVLGSAMILCSIDFFMHGLNTMDWLFNMKPDPTPPPCWGGVILCCWPITSVLGVLVQCFVTAWKIDHRRQMMHRRRRHYKGRQGSRSRETREEARQRKYRYLYQVRTARGDIISQNFVSALQKHVTTDSGPPSEVSTKTGSNDRNTARSDRTHMTNLPDSDFDKRDSSYEKR